CAATTTCATATTCGTCAAGATTTGCGTTACGGATTTCACGAACGTAGCGCTTAGGGGCTGTGCTTGCTTTTTCAGCATGACCTTTTTCCGCTTTATTCGTACGTGATTCCTTTTTATCAGCAAAACCGATTTGTATTGCTTCATAACCATCATTTTCTAATGTTCTTTTTTGCAAAACTACATTGGGCTCAGCCTGTATTACTGTTACTGGAACTAGTTCTCCGTTTTCAGAAAAAAGCTGAGTCATGCCGATTTTACGACCTAAGATTCCTTTCGTCATCCGTTACACCTCCTATATTAAACACATTTTTATAATTTAATTTCAATGTCCACACCAGATGGCAAGTCAAGACGCATTAATGCATCAACTGTTTTTGGTGTTGGCTCAACAATATCGATCAAGCGTTTATGAGTACGCATTTCGAATTGTTCACGAGAATCTTTATACTTGTGCACCGCACGTAATACTGTATAAATTGATTTCTCTGTAGGTAATGGAATCGGACCAGATACTTTGGCACCTGAACGTTTCGCAGTATCTACGATTTTTTCAGCAGATTGATCTAAAATACGGTGATCATATGCTTTTAAACGAATTCTGATTTTCTCTTTTGCCATTATTTTCCCTCCTTTTCGCCCATATTATTATAGACATTCTCCGTGAAAATTTCTTAGCATCCCGCCATGGCAAAGGGGCCGGGTGTGCCAACAACCTTTCACATCATCGCCTTGTGACCAACATTATTAGTATACTAAAAATGTCTAGTCTTTGCAACCACTAATTTTATATAGTGCTTTGCGCATTTATTTATTATACATACGTGCCCTAATGATTGCAAGTTATTCTAGAATTTTTTTTAGATATACAGAAGTTTTTTAGCGTTTCATTGACAGATAGCATACTAAGAGAATGAATACTTGGATAAACTTGATTGGTATTTGAAAGGAAATCGGAACTAATGATTATTTGTTTAATCTGAGTAACGATCGCCCTTCACTCACCCGGACTGGCTAGAACGACATATTATTTTGATAAACCATGTTAGTATTAGCCAGTGAACCATTACTAGCGGAGGAAACACACGAAGACTCCTGTGGGAAACGTGGCCAGAGTGAGACTTAGCAGAACGATAATTCAAGAAACGCCGGGTCACCCTAAGGTGCGCGTAGTGTGTTTCCGAAGGGTGTATACGCACAATCTCTCAATGTACATTAGTTCGAAGTCTATGTATTTGCGTATAATGTTCCGATAGCATGGTAAACAAACGTGTTAAATGCAAAAAAACAGGTAACGTCGTCACGTTACCTGTTTTATAGAAACACTTATTATTTTTGGATAGATGATACAACACCTGAACCTACAGTACGTCCACCTTCACGAATTGAGAAACGAGTACCGTCTTCAATAGCGATTGGTGAGATAAGTTCAACTGTCATTTCAATGTTATCACCAGGCATTACCATTTCAACGCCCTCTGGAAGTTCGATAACTCCAGTTACGTCAGTTGTACGGAAGTAGAACTGTGGGCGATAGTTTGAGAAGAATGGAGTATGACGTCCACCTTCTTCTTTTGACAATACATAAACTTCAGCTTTGAAGTTTGTGTGTGGTGTAATTGTACCAGGCTTTGCTAGTACTTGACCACGGTTGATGTCATCACGAGCTACACCACGTAGTAGTGCACCAATGTTGTCACCAGCTTCAGCGTAGTCAAGAAGCTTACGGAACATTTCAACACCAGTTACAGTTGTTTTGCTTGCTTCTTCAGCAAGACCGATGATTTCAACTTCATCTCCAACTTTAACTTCTCCACGCTCAACACGACCAGTTGCAACTGTTCCACGACCAGTGATTGAGAATACATCCTCAACAGGCATCATGAAAGGTTTTTCTTTGTCACGTTCTGGAGTTGGGATATACTCATCAACAGCAGCCATTAACTCAAGAATTTTTTCTTCATAGCTTGCATCGCCTTCAAGGGCTTTAAGTGCAGAACCTTTGATTACTGGTACATCATCACCAGGGAAATCGTACTCAGTTAATAGATCGCGAACTTCCATTTCTACTAATTCAAGAAGC
This region of Oceanobacillus sp. FSL K6-2867 genomic DNA includes:
- the rpsJ gene encoding 30S ribosomal protein S10, which produces MAKEKIRIRLKAYDHRILDQSAEKIVDTAKRSGAKVSGPIPLPTEKSIYTVLRAVHKYKDSREQFEMRTHKRLIDIVEPTPKTVDALMRLDLPSGVDIEIKL
- the tuf gene encoding elongation factor Tu; amino-acid sequence: MAKEKFDRSKSHVNVGTLGHVDHGKTTLTAAITTVLAKHGGGEARGYDQIDGAPEERERGITISTSHVEYETETRHYAHVDCPGHADYVKNMITGAAQMDGAILVVSAADGPMPQTREHILLSRNVGVPAFVVFLNKTDMVDDEELLELVEMEVRDLLTEYDFPGDDVPVIKGSALKALEGDASYEEKILELMAAVDEYIPTPERDKEKPFMMPVEDVFSITGRGTVATGRVERGEVKVGDEVEIIGLAEEASKTTVTGVEMFRKLLDYAEAGDNIGALLRGVARDDINRGQVLAKPGTITPHTNFKAEVYVLSKEEGGRHTPFFSNYRPQFYFRTTDVTGVIELPEGVEMVMPGDNIEMTVELISPIAIEDGTRFSIREGGRTVGSGVVSSIQK